In one window of Burkholderiales bacterium DNA:
- a CDS encoding nitronate monooxygenase, with product MRRVDDFRLRFGQRELVPIVCGGMGVDISTADLALEVARLGGIGHISDAMVPTVSDRRFRTHFVKEKAKLYKYNAANTDKSDVQFDLARLAEATHLHVGRTMEAKRGDGMIFVNCMEKLTMNAPRETLRVRLSAALDAGIDGITLSAGLHLGSFAQIEDHPRFRDAKLGIIVSSLRALQLFLRKNARLNRLPDYIIVEGPLAGGHLGFGADDWREHDLRTIVAEIARYLKAEELDIPLVPAGGIFTGSDAVSYLENGASAVQVATRFTVTHECGLPAKVKQEYYRAEERDVVVNMISPTGYPMRMLSNSPAIGAGNRPNCEAYGYLLDSTGNCAYINAYNREVAAHPGAKKVSVMDKTCLCTHMRSFDCWTCGHYVYRLKDTSRRLPDGSYQILTAEHVFRDYQFSVDHQVALPAIEPAPVGGQPAVANTESAR from the coding sequence ATGCGGCGTGTCGACGACTTTCGCCTGCGCTTCGGCCAGCGCGAGCTGGTGCCGATCGTGTGCGGCGGCATGGGGGTCGACATCTCGACCGCGGACCTCGCGCTCGAGGTCGCGCGCCTGGGCGGCATCGGCCACATTTCCGACGCGATGGTGCCGACGGTGTCCGACCGCCGGTTCCGCACCCACTTCGTGAAGGAGAAGGCGAAGCTCTACAAGTACAACGCCGCCAACACCGACAAGTCCGACGTCCAGTTCGACCTCGCTCGCCTCGCCGAGGCCACGCACTTGCACGTGGGCCGCACGATGGAGGCGAAGCGCGGCGACGGCATGATCTTCGTGAACTGCATGGAGAAGCTCACGATGAACGCGCCGCGCGAGACGCTGCGCGTGCGCCTGTCCGCGGCGCTCGACGCCGGGATCGACGGCATCACGCTCTCCGCGGGACTGCACCTGGGCTCGTTCGCCCAGATCGAGGACCATCCGCGTTTCCGCGATGCGAAACTCGGGATCATCGTCTCGTCGCTGCGCGCGCTGCAGCTCTTCCTGCGCAAGAACGCCAGGCTCAATCGCCTGCCCGATTACATCATCGTCGAGGGCCCGCTCGCGGGCGGGCACCTGGGCTTCGGCGCCGACGACTGGAGAGAGCACGACCTCCGCACGATCGTCGCCGAGATCGCGCGCTACCTGAAGGCGGAGGAACTCGACATTCCGCTCGTCCCCGCCGGCGGCATCTTCACCGGCAGCGACGCGGTGTCGTACCTGGAGAACGGCGCGTCCGCGGTCCAGGTCGCGACGCGCTTCACCGTGACGCACGAGTGCGGGCTGCCGGCGAAGGTCAAGCAGGAGTACTACCGGGCGGAGGAACGCGACGTCGTCGTGAACATGATCTCGCCGACCGGGTATCCGATGCGGATGCTGTCGAACAGTCCCGCCATCGGCGCCGGCAACCGGCCGAATTGCGAGGCCTACGGCTACCTGCTCGACAGCACCGGGAACTGCGCCTACATCAACGCGTACAACCGCGAAGTCGCGGCCCACCCGGGCGCCAAGAAGGTCTCGGTGATGGACAAGACCTGCCTGTGCACGCACATGCGCAGCTTCGACTGCTGGACCTGCGGGCACTACGTCTACCGGCTGAAGGACACCTCGCGCCGGCTGCCCGACGGCAGCTACCAGATCCTCACCGCCGAACACGTCTTCCGCGACTACCAGTTCAGCGTCGATCACCAGGTGGCGTTGCCGGCGATCGAACCGGCGCCCGTCGGCGGTCAACCTGCCGTTGCCAACACGGAGTCTGCCCGATGA
- a CDS encoding sulfatase-like hydrolase/transferase — translation MPNASKPAVDHGRRDALKTLAAGAVAASEATGLFAAATTPASGATPRYDASKPAGGPFNILFILTDQERFFRPGELPKDYRLPAHERLAKRGVVFENHQINSCVCTPSRSVLYTGRHIQQTKMFDNTNFPWISSMSTDIPTVGHMLRAAGYTTAYKGKWHLTKEFETVNSLGTPEKIFTKEMEAYGFSDYFGVGDIIAHTRGGYLHDGIIAAMGVTWLRGRGMELAAQGKPWFLAVNLVNPHDIMFLDTDRPGEKVQARNILGHIEPVPRDPLYARQWDFRLPQTYPQRLDAPGRPPAHGEYLRSHDGLVGRIPNEDWRWRTRHNYYLNCLRDVDRSIVSLLDELDALGLASNTIVVMTADHGDLDGAHRLHSKGATAYREQNQVPLVVAHPAFPGGKRCRAVTSHIDIAPTLLGMTNATAEKKAAIAKDLPGKDFSPLLASPEKASASSVRDGSLFCYNMFAYIDGEFMEKVVAVMQQPDGKARLQEAAKAGGLRPDLGKRGAIRGVYDGRYRFARYFSPRQHNRPTSVEALFRLNDVELYDVERDPLEKDNLALDAAKHREVLEAMNAKLNALIDREVGEDVGQMLPGSVDGGWVVTDAVYDV, via the coding sequence ATGCCGAATGCGAGCAAGCCAGCCGTCGACCACGGCCGCCGAGATGCGCTGAAGACCCTCGCGGCGGGAGCGGTGGCCGCATCCGAGGCGACGGGCCTGTTCGCCGCGGCCACGACCCCGGCCTCGGGCGCCACGCCTCGCTACGACGCGTCGAAGCCCGCCGGCGGCCCTTTCAACATCCTGTTCATCCTCACCGATCAGGAGCGATTCTTCCGCCCCGGCGAATTGCCGAAGGACTACCGGCTGCCGGCCCACGAGCGGCTCGCGAAGAGGGGTGTCGTCTTCGAGAACCACCAGATCAACTCCTGCGTGTGCACGCCGTCGCGCTCGGTGCTCTATACGGGGCGGCACATCCAGCAGACGAAGATGTTCGACAACACGAATTTCCCGTGGATCAGCAGCATGTCCACCGACATTCCCACGGTCGGACACATGCTTCGGGCGGCGGGCTACACCACCGCCTACAAGGGCAAGTGGCATCTCACCAAGGAGTTCGAGACGGTCAACTCCCTGGGAACCCCCGAGAAGATCTTCACGAAGGAGATGGAGGCCTACGGCTTCAGCGACTACTTCGGCGTGGGCGACATCATCGCGCACACGCGCGGCGGATACCTGCACGACGGGATCATCGCCGCGATGGGCGTCACCTGGCTGCGCGGCCGCGGCATGGAACTGGCGGCGCAGGGCAAGCCGTGGTTCCTCGCGGTGAACCTGGTGAACCCGCACGACATCATGTTCCTCGACACCGACCGGCCGGGAGAGAAGGTCCAGGCGCGCAACATCCTCGGACACATCGAGCCGGTGCCGCGCGATCCCCTGTACGCCAGGCAATGGGACTTCCGGCTCCCGCAGACCTACCCGCAACGGCTGGACGCCCCGGGGCGCCCGCCGGCGCACGGCGAATACCTGCGGTCGCACGACGGACTGGTGGGACGCATTCCCAACGAGGACTGGCGCTGGCGGACCCGCCACAACTACTACCTCAACTGCCTGCGCGACGTCGACCGCAGCATCGTTTCCCTGCTCGACGAACTCGACGCGCTGGGGCTCGCCTCGAACACCATCGTCGTCATGACCGCGGACCACGGCGATCTCGACGGCGCGCACCGCCTGCATTCGAAGGGCGCGACGGCGTATCGCGAGCAGAACCAGGTTCCGCTGGTCGTCGCGCATCCTGCGTTTCCGGGCGGAAAGCGATGCCGCGCGGTGACCTCGCACATCGACATCGCGCCCACGCTCCTCGGCATGACGAACGCGACGGCGGAGAAGAAGGCCGCCATCGCGAAGGACCTGCCGGGCAAGGACTTCTCGCCGCTGCTCGCCTCGCCCGAGAAAGCGTCGGCCTCGTCGGTCCGCGACGGCTCGCTCTTCTGCTACAACATGTTCGCGTACATCGACGGCGAGTTCATGGAGAAGGTGGTGGCTGTCATGCAGCAGCCGGACGGCAAGGCCAGGCTCCAGGAGGCGGCGAAGGCGGGCGGACTGCGCCCGGATCTCGGCAAGCGCGGCGCGATTCGCGGCGTCTACGATGGCCGGTACCGCTTCGCGCGCTACTTTTCCCCGAGGCAGCACAACCGCCCGACATCGGTCGAAGCGTTGTTCAGGCTGAACGACGTCGAGCTCTACGACGTCGAGCGTGACCCGCTGGAGAAGGACAACCTGGCGCTCGATGCGGCGAAGCATCGCGAGGTCCTGGAAGCGATGAATGCGAAGCTCAACGCGCTGATCGATCGCGAGGTCGGGGAGGACGTCGGACAGATGCTGCCCGGCAGCGTCGACGGCGGCTGGGTGGTGACGGACGCGGTGTACGACGTTTGA
- a CDS encoding aspartate kinase, whose protein sequence is MSLIVQKYGGTSVGSTDRIKNVAKRVAHWRALGHGVVVVVSAMSGETNRLLGLAKELSAAPDPRELDVVAATGEQVTIGLLSIALQEIGVPARSYTGGQVQVLTDSAHTKARILEIDEAAMRRDLDAGKVVVVAGFQGVDRDGNVTTLGRGGSDTSAVALAAALRADECQIYTDVDGVYTTDPRIVPEARRLDAITFEEMLELASQGSKVLQIRAVEFAGKYRVKLRVLSSLDDPESSASGTLITFEEDDTMEQAIISGIAFNRDEARIQVTGVDDRPGIAYAMLGPIAAANIDVDMIVQNIGASGHTDFSFTVHKNEYRKALEVLEHERGKTFNCREIKGDDRIAKVSVVGIGMRSHVGLAATMFKALADEGINIQMISTSEIKIAVVIDEKYLELAVRVLHKAFDLEHAQA, encoded by the coding sequence ATGTCCCTGATCGTCCAGAAGTACGGCGGCACCTCGGTCGGCTCGACCGACCGCATCAAGAACGTCGCGAAGCGCGTCGCGCACTGGCGCGCTCTCGGCCATGGTGTGGTCGTCGTCGTCTCGGCGATGAGCGGGGAGACCAACCGCCTCCTCGGCCTCGCGAAGGAACTCTCGGCGGCGCCCGACCCGCGCGAACTCGACGTCGTCGCGGCCACCGGCGAGCAGGTGACGATCGGCCTCCTGTCGATCGCGCTGCAGGAAATCGGGGTTCCGGCGCGAAGCTACACCGGCGGTCAGGTGCAGGTGCTGACCGACAGCGCGCACACCAAGGCCCGCATCCTCGAGATCGACGAGGCGGCGATGCGTCGCGACCTCGACGCCGGCAAGGTCGTCGTCGTGGCGGGATTCCAGGGCGTGGACCGCGACGGCAACGTGACCACGCTCGGCCGCGGCGGGTCGGACACCTCGGCGGTCGCGCTCGCGGCGGCGCTCCGGGCCGACGAGTGCCAGATCTACACCGACGTCGACGGCGTCTACACGACCGACCCGCGCATCGTGCCCGAGGCGCGGCGGCTCGACGCGATCACGTTCGAGGAAATGCTCGAACTCGCGAGCCAGGGATCGAAGGTGCTGCAGATCCGTGCGGTCGAGTTCGCGGGCAAGTACCGGGTCAAGCTGCGCGTGCTGTCCTCGCTCGACGATCCGGAATCGTCGGCGTCCGGCACGCTCATCACCTTCGAGGAAGACGACACGATGGAACAGGCGATCATCTCCGGCATCGCGTTCAACCGCGACGAGGCGCGCATCCAGGTGACGGGCGTCGACGACCGGCCGGGCATCGCCTACGCGATGCTCGGGCCCATCGCGGCAGCGAACATCGACGTCGACATGATCGTGCAGAACATCGGCGCCTCCGGCCACACCGACTTCTCGTTCACCGTCCACAAGAACGAGTACCGCAAGGCGCTCGAGGTGCTGGAGCACGAGCGCGGCAAGACCTTCAACTGCCGCGAGATCAAGGGCGACGACCGCATCGCGAAGGTCTCGGTGGTCGGCATCGGCATGCGCTCGCACGTCGGGCTCGCCGCGACCATGTTCAAGGCGCTCGCGGACGAGGGCATCAACATCCAGATGATCTCGACCTCCGAGATCAAGATCGCGGTCGTGATCGACGAGAAGTACCTCGAACTCGCGGTGCGCGTGCTGCACAAGGCGTTCGACCTGGAGCACGCGCAGGCCTGA
- a CDS encoding phosphatidylserine/phosphatidylglycerophosphate/cardiolipin synthase family protein: MPAVHAESTPTDAPPLPTGDVSVLAERAYSRTTGADAIRGNAVDLLIDARENFPAWLDAIRAAERQILFEMYIVDDDEIGRVFANALAERARAGVRVKVLIDWLGGWRGASVWNALAGTGAEVRYFNPPGFASPLAWLARDHRKTITVDDRVGFVSGLCVSRLWQGNPAKRREPWRDTGIAVHGPAVGALQRAFALVWDVAGDALTPECFCEPSSLPHVGDVTLRVVAGTPNAAGTYRLDLTIASVAHEYLWLTDAYFVGTAAYVQALAAAARDGVDVRLLVPGVSDIPLISPVSRVAYKPLLDAGVRVFEWDGTMLHAKTAVADGIWARVGSTNLNLASWMGNYELDVAIEDRAFAQRMAAQYAADLEHSTEIVLTKRHRVRKAEDAEPVEAKRAASGSAGRVAAGAVSVGSALSAALTNRRPLGAAEAGLLVKMAVLALILAVLTALWPRVVAWPLGFIAAWFGVAWLVKAAVLRRSLPPEPPAEPSPRSGRKDE, encoded by the coding sequence ATGCCTGCCGTTCACGCCGAATCGACGCCCACCGACGCGCCGCCGCTGCCGACCGGCGACGTATCGGTGCTGGCCGAGCGCGCGTACTCGCGCACGACCGGCGCCGACGCGATCCGCGGCAACGCGGTCGATCTCCTGATCGACGCGCGCGAGAATTTCCCCGCCTGGCTCGATGCGATCCGCGCCGCCGAGCGGCAGATCCTGTTCGAGATGTACATCGTCGACGACGACGAGATCGGGCGCGTGTTCGCGAACGCGCTCGCCGAGCGGGCGCGGGCGGGGGTGCGCGTCAAGGTGCTGATCGACTGGCTGGGCGGCTGGCGCGGCGCGAGCGTCTGGAACGCGCTCGCCGGCACCGGCGCCGAGGTGCGCTACTTCAACCCGCCCGGATTCGCGAGCCCGCTCGCCTGGCTCGCGCGCGACCACCGCAAGACGATCACCGTCGACGACCGCGTCGGATTCGTCTCCGGCCTGTGCGTGAGCCGGCTGTGGCAGGGCAACCCCGCGAAACGCCGCGAGCCTTGGCGCGACACCGGTATCGCGGTGCATGGCCCGGCGGTCGGTGCGCTGCAACGCGCGTTCGCGCTCGTGTGGGACGTCGCCGGCGACGCGCTCACGCCCGAGTGCTTCTGCGAACCCTCGTCGCTGCCTCATGTGGGCGACGTGACGCTGCGCGTGGTCGCGGGGACGCCGAATGCCGCGGGCACCTACCGGCTCGACCTCACGATCGCCTCGGTCGCGCACGAGTACCTGTGGCTCACCGATGCGTATTTCGTCGGTACGGCGGCCTACGTGCAGGCGCTCGCGGCCGCGGCGCGCGACGGCGTAGATGTGCGCCTGCTCGTGCCCGGCGTCTCCGACATTCCACTGATCTCGCCGGTCTCGCGCGTCGCGTACAAGCCGCTGCTCGACGCCGGCGTGCGCGTGTTCGAGTGGGACGGCACGATGCTGCACGCGAAGACCGCGGTCGCCGACGGCATCTGGGCGCGCGTCGGCTCGACCAACCTGAACCTCGCGAGCTGGATGGGCAACTACGAACTCGACGTCGCGATCGAGGATCGCGCGTTCGCGCAGCGCATGGCCGCGCAGTACGCGGCCGACCTCGAGCACTCGACCGAGATCGTGCTCACCAAGCGCCATCGCGTCCGCAAGGCCGAGGACGCGGAGCCGGTGGAGGCGAAGCGCGCCGCGTCGGGGAGCGCAGGACGTGTCGCCGCGGGTGCGGTGAGCGTCGGGAGCGCACTGTCGGCGGCGCTCACCAACCGTCGTCCGCTCGGCGCCGCGGAGGCGGGCCTGCTCGTGAAGATGGCGGTCCTCGCGCTCATCCTCGCCGTGCTGACCGCCCTGTGGCCACGCGTGGTCGCCTGGCCGCTCGGATTCATCGCCGCGTGGTTCGGCGTCGCGTGGCTCGTCAAGGCGGCGGTCCTGCGGCGCAGTCTGCCGCCGGAGCCCCCGGCCGAGCCGTCGCCCCGATCCGGGCGGAAGGATGAATGA
- the pobA gene encoding 4-hydroxybenzoate 3-monooxygenase, translated as MRTQVGIIGGGPSGLLLAQLLHLRGIDTVLLEKHTREYVLGRIRAGVLEHGFAALMREAQAGERMDREGQIHEGIFIAHDGMRDRIDFRALTGKSVLVYGQTELTRDLYEARDRLGGIVIHEALDVAPHDIETARPYLTWRKDGKEERVDCDYVIGCDGFHGVSRQSIPKAAIREFERIYPFGWLGVLSHTPPVSHELIYAKHERGFALCSLRSPTLSRYYVQVPLSDAVDDWSDDRFFDELRRRLPADVAASMVTGPSIEKSIAPLRSYVVEPMRHGNLFLAGDAAHIVPPTGARGLNTAASDIQYLYHALVDHYLGRDDRGLDAYSQKALARVWKGQRFSWWMTTLLHRFPDMSPFERRLQDADLAYLFSSPRAQASLAENYVGLPF; from the coding sequence ATGAGGACCCAGGTCGGCATCATCGGCGGCGGACCGTCGGGGCTGCTGCTCGCGCAGCTCCTGCACCTGCGCGGCATCGACACGGTCCTGCTCGAGAAGCACACGCGCGAGTACGTGCTCGGCCGCATCCGCGCGGGGGTGCTCGAGCACGGGTTCGCCGCGCTGATGCGCGAGGCACAGGCCGGCGAGCGCATGGATCGCGAAGGGCAGATCCACGAGGGCATCTTCATCGCGCACGACGGCATGCGCGATCGCATCGACTTTCGGGCACTCACCGGGAAGTCGGTGCTCGTGTACGGGCAGACGGAGCTCACGCGCGATCTCTACGAAGCACGCGACCGGCTGGGCGGCATCGTGATCCACGAGGCGCTCGACGTCGCTCCGCACGACATCGAGACGGCCCGTCCGTACCTGACCTGGCGCAAGGACGGGAAGGAGGAGCGGGTCGACTGCGACTACGTGATCGGCTGCGACGGCTTCCACGGCGTGAGCCGCCAGTCGATTCCGAAAGCGGCGATCCGGGAGTTCGAGCGAATCTACCCGTTCGGTTGGCTCGGCGTGCTGTCGCACACCCCGCCGGTCTCGCACGAGCTCATCTATGCCAAGCACGAGCGCGGCTTCGCGCTGTGCTCGTTGCGCTCGCCCACGCTCTCGCGCTATTACGTGCAGGTGCCGCTGTCGGACGCCGTGGACGACTGGTCCGACGACCGCTTCTTCGACGAGCTGCGCCGCCGCCTGCCTGCGGACGTCGCGGCGTCGATGGTCACCGGGCCGTCGATCGAGAAGAGCATCGCGCCGCTGCGCTCCTACGTGGTCGAGCCGATGCGCCACGGCAATCTCTTCCTCGCGGGCGACGCGGCGCACATCGTGCCGCCCACCGGCGCGCGGGGCCTGAACACCGCCGCCTCGGACATCCAATACCTGTACCACGCGCTCGTCGACCACTACCTCGGCCGCGACGACCGCGGCCTCGACGCCTATTCGCAGAAGGCGCTCGCGCGCGTGTGGAAGGGGCAGCGCTTCTCGTGGTGGATGACGACGCTCCTGCACCGCTTCCCGGACATGAGCCCATTCGAGCGCCGGCTGCAGGATGCCGATCTCGCCTACCTGTTCTCGTCGCCGCGGGCGCAGGCCTCGCTCGCCGAGAACTACGTCGGCCTGCCGTTCTGA
- the gloA gene encoding lactoylglutathione lyase gives MKILHTMLRVGDLQRSVDFYTRVMGMNLLRTTERPEQKYSLAFVAYGAGNADGQAELELTWNHGVDRYEPGTAFGHIAIAVEDVAATCARIRAAGGAVTREPGPVKGGTTVIAFVEDPDRYKIELIERPAG, from the coding sequence ATGAAGATCCTGCACACGATGCTGCGCGTAGGCGACTTGCAGCGCTCCGTCGATTTCTACACGCGCGTGATGGGCATGAACCTGCTGCGCACGACCGAGCGCCCCGAGCAGAAGTACTCGCTGGCGTTCGTCGCGTACGGCGCGGGCAACGCCGACGGGCAGGCCGAACTCGAACTCACCTGGAACCACGGCGTCGACCGCTACGAACCGGGCACGGCGTTCGGCCACATCGCGATCGCGGTGGAGGACGTGGCGGCCACCTGCGCGCGCATCCGCGCGGCGGGCGGCGCCGTCACGCGCGAGCCGGGTCCGGTCAAGGGCGGCACCACGGTCATCGCGTTCGTCGAGGACCCCGACCGCTACAAGATCGAACTGATCGAGCGTCCGGCCGGTTGA
- the fabF gene encoding beta-ketoacyl-ACP synthase II: protein MSRRRVVITGLGVVSPVGIGVAAAWDAIVAGRSGIGPITRFDASGFPVRIAGEVKDFDVSKWLSAKEARRYDTFVHYGLVASMEAVRDAGLDGWNGDKERAGVCVGSGIGGLPMIEETLAAYQAGGLRKVSPFFVPGTIINMISGLLSIHYGYKGPNLATVTACSTANHSIGEAARLIEYGDADLMVAGGAEATVSPLGVGGFIAARALSHRNDDPATASRPWDKDRDGFVLGEGAGVVVLEELEHAKARGARIYCELAGYGMSADAHHITAPPEDGDGARRSMQNALRNARMGTADIDYINAHGTSTPLGDLAECTAVKRAFGDHAAKLAVSSTKSMTGHLLGAAGGVEAVFTVLALRDQVAPPTANLFHPDPACDLDFVPREARRMKIGGALSNSFGFGGTNATLVFRTL, encoded by the coding sequence ATGTCACGCCGTCGTGTCGTCATCACGGGCCTCGGAGTCGTCTCGCCGGTCGGTATCGGCGTGGCCGCGGCTTGGGACGCGATCGTCGCCGGCCGCTCGGGCATCGGGCCGATCACGCGGTTCGACGCGTCCGGCTTCCCGGTGCGCATCGCCGGCGAGGTCAAGGACTTCGACGTGTCGAAGTGGCTCTCGGCGAAGGAAGCGCGCCGCTACGACACGTTCGTCCACTACGGGCTCGTGGCGTCGATGGAGGCGGTGCGCGACGCCGGGCTCGACGGCTGGAACGGCGACAAGGAGCGCGCGGGCGTGTGCGTGGGCTCGGGCATCGGCGGGCTGCCGATGATCGAGGAAACGCTCGCCGCGTACCAGGCCGGCGGCCTGCGCAAGGTGAGCCCGTTCTTCGTGCCGGGCACGATCATCAACATGATCTCGGGCCTCCTGTCGATCCACTACGGCTACAAGGGACCGAACCTCGCGACGGTGACCGCCTGCTCGACCGCCAACCACAGCATCGGCGAGGCCGCGCGGCTGATCGAATACGGCGACGCCGACCTGATGGTCGCCGGCGGCGCCGAGGCGACGGTGAGCCCGTTGGGCGTCGGCGGTTTCATCGCGGCGCGCGCGCTGTCGCATCGCAACGACGACCCCGCGACCGCGAGCCGGCCGTGGGACAAGGACCGCGACGGCTTCGTGCTGGGCGAGGGCGCCGGCGTCGTCGTGCTCGAGGAACTCGAGCACGCGAAGGCGCGCGGCGCGCGCATCTACTGCGAACTCGCGGGCTACGGGATGTCGGCGGACGCGCACCACATCACCGCACCGCCCGAGGACGGCGACGGCGCGCGGCGCTCGATGCAAAACGCCTTGCGCAACGCGCGGATGGGCACCGCCGACATCGACTACATCAACGCGCACGGCACCTCGACGCCGCTCGGCGATCTCGCCGAGTGCACGGCGGTGAAGCGCGCGTTCGGCGACCACGCCGCGAAGCTCGCCGTCAGTTCGACCAAGTCGATGACCGGCCATCTGCTCGGCGCCGCCGGAGGCGTCGAGGCGGTGTTCACGGTGCTCGCGCTGCGCGACCAGGTCGCGCCTCCGACCGCCAACCTGTTCCACCCCGATCCCGCCTGCGACCTCGACTTCGTGCCGCGCGAGGCGCGCAGGATGAAGATCGGCGGTGCGCTGTCGAACTCGTTCGGCTTCGGCGGCACCAACGCGACGCTCGTGTTCCGCACCCTGTAG
- a CDS encoding type II toxin-antitoxin system VapC family toxin: MRKKRSMQSMPGADQYRNLVRVSRATAFRDLEEWVRHGPLVRTGIGRGTRYCVAVDLRRCSRMGQLDAARGEAALEDLAGFPIVRYPHLPFLPRIRELKHGVTAYDAAYLALSEALAAPLVTRDAKLAATVGHRARVELARPEDRASKPGRAKGHAVPTLAATRTGTGGSACPARRNPSQ, from the coding sequence ATGCGAAAGAAAAGGTCGATGCAGTCGATGCCCGGTGCGGACCAGTACCGGAACCTGGTGCGCGTCTCGCGTGCCACCGCGTTTCGCGACCTGGAGGAGTGGGTGCGCCACGGCCCCCTCGTCCGGACAGGGATAGGCAGGGGCACCCGATACTGCGTGGCAGTGGACCTGCGTCGGTGCTCGCGCATGGGGCAACTCGATGCGGCGCGGGGAGAAGCGGCGCTCGAGGACCTCGCGGGCTTTCCGATCGTGCGGTACCCGCATCTGCCTTTCCTGCCGCGCATCCGGGAGCTGAAGCACGGCGTTACCGCGTACGACGCCGCGTACCTCGCCCTTTCGGAGGCGCTTGCCGCGCCGCTCGTGACCCGGGACGCGAAGCTGGCCGCGACCGTCGGGCATCGGGCACGGGTCGAACTCGCCCGACCCGAGGACCGCGCCTCGAAACCCGGACGTGCGAAGGGTCATGCGGTGCCGACGCTCGCCGCCACGCGGACCGGGACGGGCGGGTCGGCGTGCCCGGCGCGACGGAATCCTTCGCAGTAG
- a CDS encoding membrane integrity-associated transporter subunit PqiC, with protein sequence MRTRTGAACACLALGLAAGCGTSPPSRFYTLNPTVAPAAATSTLVVAVGPVTIPAVVDRPEFVVNTGPHEVKIDDFNRWASPLQDNLTRAIADNLSAVLGTSRVIRFPQPIAVEPDYRVVVEVRTFASAPGEAATFDAIWTVRRSKDGRTQTGRTAVREPVAEKSYDALAAAHSRAVARASQDIAEAIVALQRAS encoded by the coding sequence ATGCGCACTCGAACCGGCGCGGCATGCGCCTGCCTGGCCCTGGGACTCGCGGCGGGATGCGGCACCTCGCCGCCGTCGCGGTTCTACACCTTGAACCCGACCGTCGCGCCCGCAGCGGCGACCTCGACCCTCGTCGTCGCGGTCGGGCCGGTCACGATTCCGGCGGTCGTCGACCGTCCCGAGTTCGTCGTCAACACCGGACCGCACGAGGTGAAGATCGACGACTTCAACCGCTGGGCCTCGCCGCTGCAGGACAACCTGACCCGCGCGATCGCGGACAACCTGTCGGCGGTCCTCGGCACGTCGCGCGTCATCCGGTTCCCGCAGCCGATCGCAGTCGAGCCGGATTACCGCGTCGTCGTCGAGGTCCGCACCTTCGCGTCCGCCCCCGGCGAGGCGGCGACCTTCGACGCGATCTGGACGGTGCGCCGCTCGAAGGACGGCAGGACACAGACCGGACGCACCGCCGTGCGCGAACCCGTCGCGGAGAAGAGCTACGACGCGCTCGCCGCCGCGCACAGCCGCGCGGTCGCGCGCGCGAGCCAGGACATCGCGGAGGCGATCGTCGCGCTTCAACGGGCGTCCTGA
- the acpP gene encoding acyl carrier protein, with amino-acid sequence MDNVEQRVKKIVAEQLGVNEADIKNESSFVDDLGADSLDTVELVMALEEEFETEIPDEEAEKITTVQQAITYVGAHLKK; translated from the coding sequence ATGGATAACGTGGAACAACGCGTCAAGAAGATCGTCGCCGAGCAACTCGGCGTGAACGAAGCCGACATCAAGAACGAGTCGTCGTTCGTCGACGATCTGGGCGCGGACTCGCTCGACACGGTCGAGCTGGTGATGGCGCTCGAAGAGGAGTTCGAGACCGAGATCCCGGACGAGGAAGCGGAGAAGATCACCACCGTCCAGCAGGCGATCACCTACGTCGGCGCGCACCTGAAGAAGTAG
- a CDS encoding nucleotidyl transferase AbiEii/AbiGii toxin family protein yields MSRLGRQVEEATVALQSIGAPFALIGGLALAPHKVVRATQDIDLLVDAVRADDVEQLFMALGYRRLHRSDDAANYARGDERLDLIYARRPIARRLLASAREITTSFGVIPVVSAEGLIALKLQAVSNDPTRDQDLVDIRALVRVNRTSLDTSELREYFVLFGREALLDELLREAD; encoded by the coding sequence ATGTCCCGTCTCGGTCGCCAGGTCGAGGAGGCCACCGTCGCGCTCCAATCCATCGGCGCCCCGTTCGCCTTGATCGGCGGGCTGGCGCTGGCGCCGCACAAGGTTGTCCGCGCAACGCAGGACATCGATTTGCTCGTCGATGCCGTTCGAGCCGACGATGTCGAGCAGCTGTTCATGGCGCTCGGCTACCGGCGGCTGCACCGTAGCGACGACGCTGCCAACTACGCCCGTGGCGACGAACGACTGGACCTGATATATGCGCGACGACCCATTGCACGCCGCCTTCTGGCCTCTGCAAGGGAGATAACGACGTCATTCGGGGTCATCCCCGTGGTGAGCGCCGAAGGACTCATCGCCTTGAAGCTTCAGGCCGTCAGCAACGATCCCACGAGAGATCAGGATCTCGTGGACATCCGTGCGCTCGTTCGCGTCAACCGTACGTCGCTCGACACCTCCGAATTGCGTGAGTACTTCGTCCTCTTCGGCCGGGAAGCACTCCTCGACGAGCTCCTCCGTGAAGCCGACTGA